In Candidatus Nealsonbacteria bacterium DGGOD1a, one DNA window encodes the following:
- a CDS encoding NYN domain-containing protein, whose protein sequence is MESILFVDGRNFINKIEVVLRENKIKSIDYSLYNFGGLMDKVLTGIRVDRRLFYFGKLVKHSETLEKSAKLIENQRKLKTSLEKQGFEIVIAGRIRGHLEKCQKGHEMLVFKEKGVDVKLAVDMVTLACNNKLKTAIVGSSDSDLQPAISELKTHGVERIYLGFETAPNKGLTFTTNRTILIRNSEVLEFLPKTLFSKDS, encoded by the coding sequence ATGGAAAGCATATTATTTGTCGATGGCCGCAATTTTATCAATAAGATTGAAGTTGTTTTGCGCGAAAATAAAATCAAGAGCATTGATTATTCTTTGTATAATTTTGGCGGGTTGATGGATAAAGTTTTGACGGGAATAAGAGTTGACCGCCGATTGTTCTATTTTGGAAAACTGGTCAAACATTCGGAAACTTTGGAGAAATCAGCCAAACTTATCGAAAACCAAAGAAAACTAAAAACCAGCTTGGAAAAGCAAGGTTTTGAAATTGTCATTGCCGGCAGGATTCGCGGCCATTTGGAAAAATGCCAAAAGGGACATGAAATGTTGGTTTTTAAGGAAAAGGGCGTGGATGTGAAACTTGCGGTTGATATGGTTACGTTGGCTTGCAATAATAAACTGAAAACAGCCATTGTTGGCAGTTCGGATTCTGATTTGCAGCCGGCAATCAGTGAATTAAAAACGCACGGTGTTGAAAGAATCTATCTTGGCTTTGAAACGGCTCCCAACAAGGGGCTAACATTTACCACCAACAGAACGATCCTTATTAGAAATTCCGAGGTTTTGGAATTTTTACCAAAAACCTTATTCTCAAAAGATAGTTAA
- a CDS encoding Fic family protein, with protein MKIEIGKLQGQKEGFSAFVPSQFPPEGIFDLTASTLIKTSEAARLVGKLDGITHTLPDLEYFLTMFVKKDAASSAQIEGTRATMIDAIEKAAGVATSETDADDILFYIKALDYGVVRLKEFPLSLRLIREIHAQLMTGARASHFADPGEFRKSPNWIGGTTPSNALFVPPPVEEMHRALNDFEKFLHNEKSTLPLVHIAIAHGQFETIHPFLDGNGRTGRLLITMLLCHRNLLERPVLFLSSYFKKHQKIYYQKLHGYHYGEVEEWINFFLDGVIETANESIAISKLITKIRGNDLEKIQSLAKRESESGVKVLRKLYAQPIVASKTIMDWTGFTRAGAQKLIDRFVKIGILELKENKTGYDRSYIYREYTDAFSA; from the coding sequence ATGAAAATAGAGATAGGCAAGCTCCAAGGACAAAAAGAAGGATTTTCTGCCTTCGTTCCTTCTCAGTTTCCGCCAGAAGGTATTTTTGATTTAACCGCGTCCACTCTCATTAAGACTTCAGAGGCGGCGCGGTTAGTTGGAAAATTGGACGGTATTACTCATACGCTTCCCGATTTGGAGTATTTTCTAACGATGTTTGTTAAAAAAGACGCGGCATCGTCGGCGCAAATCGAGGGAACAAGAGCGACAATGATCGACGCCATTGAAAAAGCCGCTGGCGTGGCGACTTCGGAAACTGACGCCGATGACATTTTGTTTTACATTAAAGCTCTCGATTACGGAGTCGTGCGACTGAAGGAATTTCCGCTTTCGCTAAGATTGATAAGAGAAATCCACGCCCAATTGATGACTGGCGCCCGCGCAAGCCATTTTGCCGATCCGGGAGAATTCAGAAAATCACCGAACTGGATCGGTGGAACAACCCCATCGAATGCGTTATTCGTTCCGCCGCCAGTCGAAGAAATGCATCGGGCGCTCAACGATTTTGAAAAATTCCTTCATAACGAAAAATCAACTTTGCCGCTGGTCCATATTGCCATCGCGCACGGGCAATTCGAAACTATCCATCCTTTTTTGGATGGAAACGGAAGGACGGGCCGGTTACTGATTACTATGTTGTTGTGCCATAGAAATTTGCTGGAGCGGCCAGTGCTTTTCCTCTCCTCCTATTTCAAAAAGCACCAAAAAATTTATTATCAGAAGCTTCATGGTTACCATTACGGCGAAGTTGAAGAATGGATAAATTTTTTTCTGGACGGAGTGATTGAAACCGCTAACGAATCAATTGCCATATCAAAGTTGATAACCAAAATTCGTGGAAACGACTTAGAGAAAATACAATCGCTGGCCAAAAGAGAATCGGAGAGCGGAGTCAAGGTTCTTCGGAAATTATACGCGCAACCGATAGTGGCTTCGAAAACGATTATGGACTGGACCGGGTTTACCAGGGCGGGTGCACAGAAGCTGATCGACCGATTTGTGAAAATCGGAATTTTGGAATTAAAGGAAAACAAAACTGGCTACGACCGTTCCTATATTTATCGCGAATACACAGATGCGTTTTCGGCTTAG
- a CDS encoding Fic family protein: MQQLSQKQQKILSILVKNGKMSSSAIREALLKAKENVALITVKRALSEMVDAGVIIEAGGGRSTVYGIGIPGRVFFDIDARDYCAVEPDWRYGLSRYNFDLFAKMPTEVFYDEERARLEAATKTYKQRSQNVTPVTQKKELERLIIELSWKSSKIEGNTYTLLETEKLILENKKAVGRSENETQMILNHKDAFDFVRQNQQEFKKISRANLEKLHSILVKDMEVGFGLRKAPVGITGTKYQPLDNIYQVEEAVKTLSAAADRMENIFAKSLLAVLGISYVQPFEDGNKRTGRLMANALLLSHSLAPLSYRSVDETDYRQATIVFYELNSMIPFKEIFIGQCEFAANNYALGL; this comes from the coding sequence ATGCAACAATTATCCCAAAAACAGCAAAAAATCCTTTCGATTTTGGTAAAAAATGGCAAGATGTCGTCTTCAGCTATTCGCGAGGCGTTGCTCAAAGCAAAAGAAAATGTGGCACTGATTACTGTTAAAAGAGCGTTATCGGAAATGGTTGATGCCGGGGTTATAATTGAGGCCGGCGGGGGAAGATCAACCGTTTATGGAATTGGTATTCCCGGCAGGGTATTTTTTGATATTGATGCAAGGGATTATTGCGCCGTTGAACCGGATTGGCGTTATGGGTTGAGCCGCTATAATTTTGATTTGTTTGCAAAGATGCCCACGGAAGTATTTTATGACGAAGAAAGGGCAAGGCTTGAGGCGGCGACAAAAACCTACAAACAAAGATCGCAAAATGTTACACCGGTAACGCAAAAAAAAGAATTGGAGCGGCTGATAATTGAGCTATCGTGGAAATCTTCAAAAATAGAGGGCAACACTTACACATTGTTGGAAACCGAAAAACTTATTTTGGAAAATAAAAAGGCAGTTGGCCGCAGCGAAAACGAAACCCAGATGATATTGAACCATAAAGACGCTTTTGATTTTGTTCGCCAAAACCAGCAGGAATTCAAAAAAATAAGCCGCGCCAATCTTGAAAAACTCCACTCGATTTTAGTGAAAGATATGGAGGTCGGTTTTGGTTTGCGCAAGGCGCCGGTTGGGATCACGGGCACCAAATACCAGCCGCTTGATAATATTTACCAGGTCGAAGAAGCGGTTAAGACGCTTTCCGCGGCGGCGGATAGAATGGAGAATATTTTTGCAAAGTCATTGCTGGCGGTTTTGGGCATAAGCTATGTTCAGCCGTTTGAAGACGGCAACAAGCGCACCGGCCGCTTAATGGCCAATGCATTGCTTTTATCCCACAGTCTGGCGCCGCTTTCGTATCGCAGCGTCGACGAAACGGATTACCGCCAGGCAACAATAGTATTTTACGAACTCAATTCGATGATACCTTTCAAAGAGATTTTTATCGGACAATGCGAATTTGCGGCCAATAATTACGCGCTTGGATTATAA
- a CDS encoding class I SAM-dependent methyltransferase gives MAKENKLINESNLRLICELHLGLERQGPGSPEMTIKALSFVDNLDKNSRVADLGCGTGGQTMVLAQNIDGNITGVDFFPGFIDIFNDNAKKLNLQGRVKGIVGSMENLSFQKEEFDLIWSEGAIAGIGFEKGLNYWRDFLKKDGYVALTYESWFTDERPAEIEKWWVDNVPEISTIGNNISIMQKSGYIPVAAFILPENCWTDNYFVPREAAGKALLEKYAGNKTVEDFIANMRYEAELYSKYKQYYGYVFYIGKKI, from the coding sequence ATGGCTAAAGAGAATAAATTAATAAATGAATCCAACTTAAGATTGATTTGCGAATTGCATTTGGGGTTGGAGCGGCAGGGGCCGGGCAGTCCTGAAATGACTATCAAGGCATTGAGCTTTGTGGATAATCTTGATAAAAATTCGCGGGTGGCGGATTTGGGTTGCGGAACCGGCGGGCAGACGATGGTTTTGGCGCAAAATATTGACGGGAATATCACCGGCGTGGATTTTTTCCCCGGTTTTATAGATATTTTTAACGACAATGCCAAAAAATTAAATCTTCAAGGAAGGGTGAAGGGGATTGTCGGTTCAATGGAGAATCTTTCTTTTCAAAAAGAAGAATTTGACTTGATATGGTCGGAAGGGGCGATTGCCGGGATTGGTTTTGAGAAAGGGTTAAATTATTGGAGGGATTTTCTAAAAAAAGACGGCTATGTTGCTTTAACTTACGAGTCGTGGTTTACCGATGAACGCCCGGCGGAAATTGAAAAGTGGTGGGTTGATAATGTTCCTGAAATAAGCACGATAGGAAATAATATTTCAATAATGCAAAAATCGGGATATATTCCTGTTGCCGCATTTATATTGCCCGAAAATTGCTGGACGGACAATTATTTTGTCCCGCGGGAAGCGGCGGGAAAAGCGCTTTTGGAAAAATACGCCGGGAACAAAACTGTGGAAGATTTTATCGCAAATATGAGATACGAAGCGGAATTGTATTCAAAATACAAGCAGTATTACGGATATGTTTTTTATATCGGGAAAAAGATTTAA
- a CDS encoding response regulator, with protein sequence MSETKKVLVIDDEIVLLDLLSSKISQNGFFVIEAHDGDEGLQKALAEHPDLVLLDIIMPKMDGITMLKKLREDPWGKTARVIILSNLNTAEAVEKSLANGAYDYLVKIDYTLDDLVRIVKKRLEKKRDSR encoded by the coding sequence ATGAGCGAAACAAAAAAAGTTTTGGTCATTGACGACGAAATCGTTCTGCTTGATCTTTTGAGTTCAAAAATAAGCCAAAACGGTTTTTTCGTGATCGAGGCGCATGACGGCGACGAGGGCTTGCAAAAAGCGCTGGCCGAACATCCCGATCTGGTGTTGCTGGATATTATAATGCCCAAGATGGATGGCATCACAATGCTGAAGAAACTGCGAGAAGATCCTTGGGGAAAAACGGCACGGGTGATCATTCTTTCCAATTTGAATACCGCCGAGGCGGTGGAAAAATCTTTGGCCAACGGCGCTTATGATTATTTGGTGAAGATCGACTACACGCTTGACGATTTGGTGAGGATTGTTAAAAAAAGGCTTGAAAAGAAAAGGGATTCCCGATGA